CGTGTCGTTCTCGTCCTGTGCCTGCTCTTGCGCTTGTGTCTGCGTCTGTGTCTCCACAGTCGCCCCCTCGCTCGCTGATTGCTCGTCGACGGTTGCCCCGGACCCGGAACCGGATGCGGCTCCGACAACCATCGCCCCGCTCGAGCATACCATCATCAGCGCGGTGAGGACGACCAGTAATTGATTGCGTGCGTTCATAGTCTGCCGTGAAGGCAGTGGCCAATAGTCCGTTCAGCGCATAAACGGGGACAACCATTTCGGCTAGAAACGGGCCAGTACGGGCTTGAACGGCAGAATCAGCGTCGCGTTCCGTTTGCGAAACATACTGGCACGGAGCGGCGCCGGCCCGGAAAACGGCGATTGAATCGGCCCCGCAGGCTACTCATTTTGGGCCTGTTCCGGGGACTTCGAGGCGGTCGGCTCGTGGCCGGGTAAGCAAACCAGATTCTCCCGCCCAAGGCGAAGTTTCGTGATCTGCCCCTCGTCCTCGAGTTCGGCCAAGAGGCGACTGACCTTCGCCTTCGACCAGTCGACGGAGTCGACGATCCGCGACTGCTTCATCCGACCGCCGTTTTCGGTGACGAGCTGTCGGATCCGTTCCCGGTCGGTGACGAATTCGTCCGTCGGCGGCTCCTGGGTGGTGCCGAGCTGGTCTCGTTCGTCGAGCCGGTTTCGGACCGCGAGGACGCTCCCCAGGAGTGCGAGCGCGACGATGCCGAAGAGTGCAGCGAGGTGCGGTCCGGCCAACTGGAGCGGCGCATCAGGCAGCGTCAGCGGCGATGCCACTGATCGGCCGTCCGCCACGCCGGGCTCGAGAAGCCCGCTGACGCCGCTGTCCGACAGTACAAACGGAATGTCGGGGGCCGAGATGTGTGTCTCACTGCTCATGGCGTTGGCGTTGACGTTGTCTGTGGCCGCGATCCCTCGTTCATCTCTGTACCGTCGTGACCGTGCCACAAAGCGTTTTTTATAGTCATAGCTTGTTATTATTTTAGGTGAGTGTGTTTGGAAACGATATGTCTGGAATGTCGACCAATGGGACGGGCGACGATTCGCTTACCCTGTCACACCCATGCTGGGGCCGCGGGAGCGAAGACTGGGAGTAGCAGAAACTGCGAGTTCATCGTCCAAGTTCACACCCCCTGCATCCACAGCGAGCGGCTGGGTTGGGTCAGTTCGATCGAGCGTGTCGTCGCGGTCCGGTGCGTGGCTGGTCACGATGGATGTCGTCTCGAGGGCTGGGTCAGCGTCGAGCGGTACGCTTCCGTCTGACCGTGCCGGTGTTCCGATTCCCGCTGCGAGCGGTTGGCTGACGATGAACTCGACTCTCATAGTCGAGTGGCCGTTCACTGACCCATCGAATAAACGCAGTCGGACGTTCGGCCGGATTAGTCCGGATTCGACTCGGCTTTAGCCGGTAATACTCAACTGTACTGATTCGAACCGCGAGCGTCCGCGGTCGGTGCGTGTTGTCTCCGTGTCGATGCCGATCAGACGCCGGGGACGCCGACCGCATCGAAGGCTGTCACGCCCAAAACTGCGAGGACGTACAGCACGACGAGCACCGACACCCAAGCGATGAGCGTGATCGCTGCGGCATCGACCCAGCCGCCCGGATATCGGGCGTTGATCACCGCCAGATACGCGACGAAGACCAGCAGCGGCCCCAGCAGCGGGATCCACCCGAGGAACAAGCCCACCACGCCCCAGATGATCGCGCCGATGAGTGCGGTGATGATTGCGTACGTGTAGTCCGCCGCATCGACGATAACCTTCGCCCCGACGTAGATGCCGAGCGCACCGATCAGGAGGCTCACGCCGAAGACGATGAGGTTATCGATCAGGGAACTACCGAGCATATGGGCGTCTCGAGCGCCGACACCGATAGTTATCACTCACCTACACAAACCCGACGCTGCGGGCGCCTTCGTCAATCGATCGATGGACAACAGCGGGTGCGAAAATGCCGGTTTTGTGCGCGCTAAATCCGTCGGTACCGGCACAAGCGTTATAGGCGGCTATCGGCCGCCTGCGCGGCTCGAGCGACGATCTGCCTACTCACGAGTCGGCTGCCGTCTCGATCGACGGCTCCGACGGCTCCGCCGCGTCGGCGCTGACGAGCGACCGAATTCCCGACTCGAGGCCCACGGTCGCCTCGAAGCCCAGATCGCGACCGGCCTTGGAGACGTCGGCGCGGCTGTGCCTGATGTCGCCGGGCCGGGGGTCCTTGTGGACGATCGGCGACGACGAGTCGGTCGCGTCGCGGATCGTCTCGGCGAGCTCGCGGATCGAGGTTCGGTCACCCGTGCCGATGTTGTACGCCTCGCCGACGTTCGACGTCGTCCCGGCCCGCAGGTTCGCCCGGACGACGTCGTCCACGTGAACGAAATCGCGGGTCTGCTCGCCGTCGCCTTCGATCGTAATCGGCTCGCCGGCGCGGGCCTGCTCGAGGAACGTCGAGATGACGCCGCTGTAGGGGCCCTGCTGGCGCGGGCCGTAGACGTTGAAGTACCGCAGGGCGACCGTGGGCACGTCGTACAGTTCCTCGTAGAGCCGGGCGTACTGGTCCAACGCGAGCTTCTGGACGCCGTAAGGTGAGGTCGGATTCGTCGCAGCGCGTTCGCTCACCGGAAGTTCCTCGGGGTGGCCGTAGACCGCCGCGCTCGAGGCGACGACGACGCGGGCGTCCTCCTGACGGGCCTGCTCTAAGACGAGGAGGCCGGCGTCGAGGTTCGTTCGATTGCTCTGGCGCGGTTCGTCGACGCTCTGGGTGACGCTGACGACGGCGGCGTGGTGAAAGATCAGGTCGACGCCGCGAGCGGCGCGCTGGAGCACCATCGGATCGCGGACGTCTCCCTCGAACACGTCGACGTCGTCGGGGAGGTGCGACCGACTGCCGGTCGAGAAGTCGTCGAGCACCCGGACCTCGTTGTGCGGGGCGAGGGCGTCGACGAGGTGGCTGCCGATGAATCCGGCGCCGCCGGTCACGAGAACCGTCTGATCGCGGATCGGTGACGAGTCCATTACTCGCCGGACGACCACCTCCCGTCGGTTTAGTATACTATTCGTACCCGGCAGTACCGGCCACCTACGGCGTGTAATATCGTATTTATCGACCGCCCCACAGTATCGTGTCGGCGGTCTCGAGTGTCCGTCTCGGCGATAGCGTCACGGTCGCGGGAGAAGACGATCGGGTAATGATTACACTCGCGCGCGAGGGCACTCGTCGTAGCGACGACAGTCCGTCGTGGTGACCGCCGGCCAACAGAAGCTATATGCGCCGTCCTCGGCAAACCCTGGGCAATGACCGTCGACCTCGTCGTCCGCAACTGTACCGTCGTCACGCCCGCGGGGCGAACGCCCGACGCGGGGGTCGCCGTCGAGGACGGCACCATCGTCGCCGTCGGCCGCAGCGACCGCCTGCCGGACGCGGACCGCGTCGTCGACGCCGAGGGGAAGGTGTTAGTCCCCGGCATCGTCGACGGCCACATCCACAACCGCGAACCCGGCCTCGAGTACAAGGAAGACTGGGAGTCCGCGACCCGCGCGGCCGCCGCCGGCGGCGTCACGACCGTCGTCGGGATGCCCAACACTGATCCGGTCATCGACCGACCCGAACACCTCGAGCTCAAGTTCGAGCGCGGGGAGGAATCAGCCCACGTCGATTTCCAGAGCTACGCCGTCGTCACCTCGGAGAACCTCGATCTCATCCCCGAGATCGACGAGGCTGGCGCGCTCGGATTCAAAATCTTCCTCGGCTCGACGGTGGGTGACGTGCCGCCGCCGAACGACGGCGAGATCATAGAGGCCATGGAGAAGATCCGCGAGATCGGTAAGCGACTTGGCTTCCACGAGGAAAACGGCGAGATCATCGACCACTACACCGAGAAGTTTCAAGCCGAAGGGCGCAACGACCCGATCGACCACTCCCACTCCCGGCCCGTGATCGCCGAGCAGGAGGCCGTCGAACGGATGATCACCTTCGCCGAGGAGACCGGCGCGAAGGTCCACATGTTCCACGTTTCCTCCGGATCGGCGGCCGAAGCCGTCGCTCGCGGGAAGGAACGCGGCGTCGACGTGACCGCCGAGACGACCCCCCACTACCTCTGGTTCACCGAGGAGGTCATGCGCGAGAAGGGGAATCCGGCCCGCATCCAGCCCCCGATCCGGGACGCCGACGAGCGCGAGAAACTCTGGGCGGTCGGCATCGAGGACGGCGCGATCGACTCGATCGCCACGGACCACGCGCCCCACACCCCCGAGGAGAAGAAGGTCGACGATCCCTTCGGAAACACCTGGGAGGCGATTTCCGGGTTCGTCGGCCTCGAGACCGAGGTGCCGGTCATGCTCACCTTCGTCGACGAGGGCCGGCTCACGATGGAGGAGTGGGTCCGGCGCCACTCGACCCGGCCCGCCCAGATCTGGGGCATGTACCCGCAGAAGGGGTCGCTGCAGGTCGGCACCGACGCCGACTTCACGATCGTCGACCCCGAACGGGAGTGGACGCTCGAAGACGCGGACGAACTCCACTCCAAGAACTGCGTGACGCCGTTTATCGGCGAATCCTTCACCGGCAAGGCGGTCGCGACGGTCGTCCGCGGCGAAGTCGTCTACGAGGACGGCGACGTGGTCGGCGAGTCCGGATACGGAACGCGCGTCGACGTCGAGTAGATCGCTGAACGGCCCCGTTTCATTCGAGGAGAACTAGTGCCGGACCACAGATTGATACTATCTGATCCCTTCTGTAGAACTGAATGGGTGACTGCGCGTATCCGGGCTGTTCCGGCGACGAGAGCATGCAAAACTCCTGCTCCTACTGCGGAGACAGCTACTGCTCGGAGCACCGACTGCCGGAGAGCCACGACTGCCCCGCCGTATCGGCCGCGAATACGCTCGGCCCGGACTTTCGGGCAAGCGGCGAGCAGACGGAAATCGGATCCGACAGCGGAGACGGACTCCTCTCGCGGTTAAAATCGCTTCTCAGCCGGTGAGATCGGCGGTCCGTACCGAGGTTTGTTCACTCGAGGTCCGCACCGACCGCGTCCTCGACCGACGAGAAGCCGTCGCGCTCGAGCAGGCGGACCAGTCCCTTATTGATCCGCTTCGCTGTCGAAGGTCCCTGATAGACAAAGCCGGTGTAGAGTTGGACGAGCGAGGCGCCGGCCCTGATTTTCCGGTAGGCGCTCGCAGCGGAGTCGACGCCGCCGACGCCGATAATCGGCAGGTCGCCGTCGGTGTGCTCGGCGATCGTCCGGATCACGTCGGTCGAGCGGTCCTCGATCGGTTTCCCGCTCAAGCCGCCCCACTCCTCGCGGTTCGGCGACGCCAATCCCTCGCGACCGGTCGAAGTGTTGGTCGCGATCATGCCGTCGAGGCCGAACTCCTGGACGATGTCGACTAGATCCAGGACGGCGTCTTCGGGTTCGTCGGGGCCGATCTTCACGAGGATCGGGACGTCCGCGTCGTTTTCCGCCTCGAGCGTCTCGAAGATCGCCTGGAGGTGCTCGGGCGAGGCCTCGTCGAACTCGTCGGGCGTGTTCGGACAGGAGACGTTCACCACGACGTAGTCGGCGAACGGGGAGAGTCGATCGAAGACGCGCCGGTAGTCCTCGATCGCCTCGTCTTCGCTCGAGGAGTTCATCTTGCCGAC
This portion of the Halopiger aswanensis genome encodes:
- a CDS encoding helix-turn-helix transcriptional regulator; this encodes MSSETHISAPDIPFVLSDSGVSGLLEPGVADGRSVASPLTLPDAPLQLAGPHLAALFGIVALALLGSVLAVRNRLDERDQLGTTQEPPTDEFVTDRERIRQLVTENGGRMKQSRIVDSVDWSKAKVSRLLAELEDEGQITKLRLGRENLVCLPGHEPTASKSPEQAQNE
- a CDS encoding NAD-dependent epimerase/dehydratase family protein codes for the protein MDSSPIRDQTVLVTGGAGFIGSHLVDALAPHNEVRVLDDFSTGSRSHLPDDVDVFEGDVRDPMVLQRAARGVDLIFHHAAVVSVTQSVDEPRQSNRTNLDAGLLVLEQARQEDARVVVASSAAVYGHPEELPVSERAATNPTSPYGVQKLALDQYARLYEELYDVPTVALRYFNVYGPRQQGPYSGVISTFLEQARAGEPITIEGDGEQTRDFVHVDDVVRANLRAGTTSNVGEAYNIGTGDRTSIRELAETIRDATDSSSPIVHKDPRPGDIRHSRADVSKAGRDLGFEATVGLESGIRSLVSADAAEPSEPSIETAADS
- the allB gene encoding allantoinase AllB — its product is MTVDLVVRNCTVVTPAGRTPDAGVAVEDGTIVAVGRSDRLPDADRVVDAEGKVLVPGIVDGHIHNREPGLEYKEDWESATRAAAAGGVTTVVGMPNTDPVIDRPEHLELKFERGEESAHVDFQSYAVVTSENLDLIPEIDEAGALGFKIFLGSTVGDVPPPNDGEIIEAMEKIREIGKRLGFHEENGEIIDHYTEKFQAEGRNDPIDHSHSRPVIAEQEAVERMITFAEETGAKVHMFHVSSGSAAEAVARGKERGVDVTAETTPHYLWFTEEVMREKGNPARIQPPIRDADEREKLWAVGIEDGAIDSIATDHAPHTPEEKKVDDPFGNTWEAISGFVGLETEVPVMLTFVDEGRLTMEEWVRRHSTRPAQIWGMYPQKGSLQVGTDADFTIVDPEREWTLEDADELHSKNCVTPFIGESFTGKAVATVVRGEVVYEDGDVVGESGYGTRVDVE
- a CDS encoding AN1-type zinc finger domain-containing protein, giving the protein MGDCAYPGCSGDESMQNSCSYCGDSYCSEHRLPESHDCPAVSAANTLGPDFRASGEQTEIGSDSGDGLLSRLKSLLSR
- a CDS encoding quinone-dependent dihydroorotate dehydrogenase, producing the protein MTLYSRIRPLAFKLPAETAHGLGKRTLRAAQSTRPTRAALSLAYQYEHPALEVDLFDTTFPNPVGVAAGFDKNAEVTHALEALGFGFVEIGTVTPYPQEGNDRPRLFRLREDEAMVNRMGFNGQGMERVKARLEEDGTPNVPLGVNVGKMNSSSEDEAIEDYRRVFDRLSPFADYVVVNVSCPNTPDEFDEASPEHLQAIFETLEAENDADVPILVKIGPDEPEDAVLDLVDIVQEFGLDGMIATNTSTGREGLASPNREEWGGLSGKPIEDRSTDVIRTIAEHTDGDLPIIGVGGVDSAASAYRKIRAGASLVQLYTGFVYQGPSTAKRINKGLVRLLERDGFSSVEDAVGADLE